In Nothobranchius furzeri strain GRZ-AD chromosome 18, NfurGRZ-RIMD1, whole genome shotgun sequence, a single genomic region encodes these proteins:
- the mrpl33 gene encoding large ribosomal subunit protein bL33m, with protein sequence MFLTTVNLAKAKSKTILVQMVSAAGTGYFFNTKRNRLKEKLVLRKHDPFVNKHVLFFEKRKIKSI encoded by the exons ATGTTTCTTACAACCGTAAATT TGGCAAAAGCCAAATCTAA GACCATCCTGGTGCAGATGGTCAGTGCTGCTGGGACAGGATACTTTTTCAACACCAAGAGGAATCGACTGAAAGAAAAACTGGTGCTACGTAAACACGATCCGTTTG TAAACAAACATGTCCTGTTTTTTGAGAAGAGGAAAATCAAATCAATTTAA